In the genome of Ferrovibrio terrae, the window TCTGGGTGATGGCGAGCGCGACCGAGGAGGTCGGCACGTCAACGATGACATCGACGCCGTCAACGTCATACCACTGACGGGCGATGTTCGAGCCCACGTCGGGCTTGTTCTGGTGGTCGGCGAAAACGACTTCCACCTTCAGGCCCTTGGCGGCGGCGCCGTAATCCTCGACCGCTTTCTTGGCAGCCCAGGTGCCACCCGGACCGGACACGTCGGCATAGAGGCCGGACTGGTCGTTCATCACGCCGATCTTGATCGTGCCGCCGCTGTATTGCGCATGAGCGCTGCCGGCCGCGAGCAATGCTGCCGTAGTGACAGCCAAAGTATTAAAACGCATCGTTTCCTCCTTGGTTAAACCTGCCTGTTAGACGCCGAGATATGTCTCAAGCTTTTTTGTGTTTTGACTGATCTGGTCGTTGGGGATCATGTCGATCACGTGGCCGTGCTCGACGATGTAGTGGCGATCGGCCACCGTGCTGGCGAAGCGGAAGTTCTGCTCGACCAGCAGAATCGTGAAGCCCTTCTCCTTGAGCAGCCGGATCATCGCGCCGATCTGCTGCACGATCACCGGGGCCAGGCCTTCGGTCGGCTCGTCCAGCAGCAGCAGCGTGGCGCCGGTGCGCAGGATGCGGCCGATCGCCAGCATCTGCTGTTCGCCACCCGACAGTTTGGTGCCCTGGCTTTTCAGGCGTTCCTTCAGGTTCGGGAAGATCTGATAGATCTCCTCCAGGCTCATGCCGCCGGGCTTCACGATCGGCGGCAGCGTCAGGTTCTCGTAGACGTTCAGGCTGGAGAAGATGCCACGCTCTTCCGGGCAGAAGGCGAGGCCCAGCTTGGCGATCCGGTTCGACGGCAACTGGATCAGTTCTTCGTTGCCGAACTTCACCGATCCCTTGCGGTTCGGGATCATGCCCATGACCGCTTTCATCGTCGTGGTCTTGCCGGCGCCGTTGCGGCCGAGCAGGGTGACGACTTCGCCCTTCTTCACCTCGAACTGCATGCCGTGCAGGATATGGCTCTCGCCATACCAGGCGTTCAGCTCCGAAACGGCCAGCTCGGTACCATTATGCATGGCCGGTCCCCATATACGCTTCAATGACTTCGGGATTCTTCGAAACGGCCTCGTAATTGCCCTCGGCGAGAATCTCGCCGCGGCGCAGTACGGTGATCGTGTCGCTCAGTTTGGCGACGACGCTCAGATTATGCTCAACCATCAGCACGGTGCGGTTTTGGGCCACCGTTTTGATCAGCTCTGAAATCTTGTCGATGTCTTCGTGGCCCATGCCGGCCATCGGCTCGTCGAGCAGCATCATTTCCGGCTCGAGCGCCAGCGTCGTGGCAATCTCCAGGGCGCGTTTGCGCCCGTAGGGGAGCTCCACAGCGGTATGCTTGCGGTATTCGATCAGGCCGACCGCCTTCAGCAGCTCTTCCGCCCGGTCATTCAGGGCGTTCAGACTGGTTTCCGGCCGCCAGAAATGGAAGCTGGTCCCCAGCGGGCGCTGCAGCGCCACGCGCACATTCTCCAGCAGAGACAGATGCGGGAAAACCGCCGAAATCTGGAAAGACCGCACCATCCCGCTGCGGGCGATATCCGCCGGCTTCTGGCTGGTGATGTCGCGCCCGTTATAGGTGATCTTGCCGCGGCTGGGTGCCAGGAACTTGGTCAGCAGGTTGAAGCAGGTGGTCTTGCCCGCACCATTGGGACCAATCAGCGCGTGGATCGTGTGGCGACGGACGTTCAGATTCACGTCCTTCACCGCAACAAAGCCGGCGAACTCCTTGGTCAGACCTTCAGTCGTGAGAATATAGTCGTCGGCCATTTTTCCGAACGCTCGTTAATTTTTGCTCCCTGACATCCAGTATTCTGGACGCGGTGCAAATCAAACGGGATTCGGGTGGGCTTGTAAATAGCCCTAGGCCTACAATGTGTTGCGGCTGCTTTAAGTGAAATTGTGCCTATCTTCGGGGCAGTTCCGGCGCAATGGTCTCCGGAGAGGCAGGACTGCCTGCCGTCTGGGTTGCGATTTTGGTCCGGCGGGCGATCTGGTGCTCGCGATAGGACAGGTAGGTGGCGCTGGCAAAGATGACGGTGCCGCCGATCCAGGTCCACATATCGGGTACTTGGCCGAAGAAGAAAAAGCCGATGATCGAGGCCCAGATCAGCTTGGTGAAATCCAGCGGCATCAGCGCGGTGGTGTCGCCGTGACGGAAGGCCTCGGTAAACAGCATGTGACCGGCCGAGCCGCAGGCGCCAAGCAGAAACATGAAGCCGAGTTGCTCCCAGGTCGGCCACTGCCAGACAAACAGCGCGGCGACCAGTGTGATCGGCATCAGAAACACCACCATGTAGGTGGCGATGGTAAGGCTGGAATCGGTGCGGGCGAGAATCTTGATGTCGAGCATCGAGCCGGCCCACAGCACCGTCGAGCCGATTACCAGCATGGGGCCAAGCCCGAGCGGCACCACACCGGGGCGCAGCACCACGAGCGCGCCGAGGAAGCCGATCAACAGTGCGGCAATCCTGCGGGCATGGATCTTCTCATGCAGTATCAGCACGGCGCCGATGGTCATGAACAGTGGCGCGGTATAGGACAGTGCGGTTGCCTCGGCCAGCGGCGTGATCGCCAGCGCGGTGAAGAACATCATCATCGAGACGCTGTTCAGGCCGCCGCGGATCGCATGCAGATGCAGCTTGGTGGTCCTGAAGGCTATGAAGCGGCTGCGGATGATGGCCGGCAGCAGCACGATGAAGCCGAAAAGGTTGCGGAAAAACGCCACCTCGATCGGCGGCACCTCTTGCGAGACCTTGGCGACCAAGGCATGCATGACGCAGAAACAGAGGGCCGAACCCACCATCATCAGCATTGCCTTCGGAGGAGCTGATGAGGAACCGGCAGTGGGGGATTCGGACATTCGGACCAGTGTTTCGCTAAAATCGTAACATTTCAGCTTGCTGAGCACAGGTACATTGCAAAAATTGCAACTCTCTCATGCGCTGCCGATTCAGGAGATTCTGCCTGAGGTTCGCTCGCGCCTGCTGCAGGGCAGCAATCTGGTCGTGCAGGCGCCACCAGGCTCGGGCAAGACCACCCTGCTGCCGCTGTCCCTGCTCGACGAAACCTGGGCTGGCGCGGGGCGCATCATCGTGCTGGAGCCGCGTCGCCTGGCGGCCCGGATGGCGGCCCGGCGCATGGCCGATCTGCTGGGCGAGACGGTCGGCGAAACCATCGGCTATCGCGTGCGTCTCGACACCAGGGTTGGGCCGAAGACCCGCATCGAACTCAATACCGATGGCGTATTCCTGCGCCGGCTGCAGCGCGATCCCGAACTGCGGGGCGTCAGCGCCGTGCTGTTCGACGAATGCCACGAGCGTGGCCTTGATTCCGATGCCAGCCTGGCGCTCTGTCTGGAAGCGCAGGCGGCTTTGCGGCCCGACCTGCGGCTGATTGCCATGTCTGCGACCCTGGATGCGGCACCGTTTGCTGCACTGATGGGCCCGAAAGACAATCCCGCCCCTGTCGTGACCGGCGAAGGCCAGAGCTATCCGGTCGAAACCCGCTGGCGTCCGGTCTCGCCGCAGGCCCGGCTCGATGCCGTGGTGGCGGGGCAGGTGCTGGACGCGCTGCCGGAAACCGAGGGCGACCTGCTGGTGTTCCTGCCGGGCGTGGCCGAAATCCGGCGCGTCGAACACCTGCTGACCGAGGCGCGGCTCACGCCGAACATCAGCATCCTGCCGCTTTATGGCGATCTGCCGGGGCCGCAGCAGGACCAGGCGCTGCAGCCGAGCCCGCCCGGCCGCCGCAAGATCGTGCTGTCCACCTCGATTGCAGAAAGCTCGCTCACCATCGAAGGCGTGCGCGTGGTAGTCGACAGCGGCTACATGCGGCAGCCGCGCTTTTCACCCAGCACCGGCATGGCCAGGCTGGAAACCATTCGCGTCAGCCAGGCATCGGCGGATCAGCGCCGGGGCCGCGCCGGTCGTCTCGGCCCCGGTGTCTGCTATCGCCTGTGGGCCGAGGCCGCGCATGGCGGCCTGCCGAAATTCACTGCGCCTGAAATCGCCGTCACCGATCTGACGTCACTGGCGCTCGATCTGGCGGCCTGGGGCGTGCGCGACGCCAGGGCATTGCCATGGCTGGATGCGCCGCCGGATGCCGCGATGGCCTATGCGCAGGATCTGCTGCGCGGGCTGGAGGCCGTGGACGAGACTGGTGCAATCACGCCGCATGGCAAGGCGATGGCGGAACTGCCGCTGCATCCGCGGCTGGCGCATATGGTGATCCGCGGCCATGCGCAGGGACTGGGCGGTCTCGCCTGCGCGCTGGCGGCGTTGCTCGGAGAACGCGACATCGCCCGCGTGCCCCGCAATGCCCCGCGCGACGCCGATCTGCGCTGGCGTCTGGAAATCGTGGCGGGAGACTCCGAGCGCCACAGCACGCCGCATGGCCTGCAGGTGGACATGAATGCCGTGCGACAGATTCGCCAACTGGCGCGCGACTGGCGGCGGCAGATCGGTGCCGCGCCGCATCAGGGGCCGGTCGACGATGCCGGCTTGCTGGTGGCGCTGGCCTATCCCGACCGTGTCGCGAAAAAGCGCGGGGGCGGCGGCAGTTTCCTGCTCAGCAACGGTCGCGGCGCGAAACTCGATCCGCTCGATGCCCTGAGCCGCGAGGAGTATCTGGCGGTGGCCGAAGTCGATGGCGCGCAGGCCGATGCGCGTGTCTTTCTCGCGGCGCCCATCGATGAAGCCACGATTGAAGCCCAGTTCGCTGCAGCGATTGCCTCGCGCGATGCTGTCGACTGGGACGATCGCAGCGGCGCGGTGCTGGCGCGACGGCAACGCCGCCTGGGTGCGCTGGTGCTGCGCGAGAAGCCGCTGGCCGATCCGCCGGCCGAGGCGATCCGCCAGGCGCTGCTCGACGCCATCGTCAAGCGCGGCCTCGATGTGTTGCCGTGGACATCGGGCCTGCGGCAATGGCAGGCCCGCGTGGCGTTGCTGCGCCAGCACCTGCCGGCAGCGGCGGACTGGCCCGATATGAGTGATGTGGCGCTGGTCGCGCGCCTTGCCGACTGGCTCGGACCGTATCTCGACCGCGTCGCAAAACTGTCGCACTTGTCAGGTATCGATCTGCATGCCGCACTGACGCACCAGCTCGACTATGCGCAGCAGAAGCAGCTCGAGGCCGAGGCACCGGCGCATTGGCAGGTACCGTCCGGCTCCACCATTCCGCTCGACTATGTGCAGGGTGAGGTGCCGGTGCTGCCCGTGCGGCTGCAGGAAATGTTCGGTTATGCCGATACGCCGGCGATTGCCGGGGGACGCGTGAAACTGGTGCTGCATCTGCTCTCGCCGGCGCGCCGGCCGTTGCAGGTGACGAGCGATCTCGCGGGTTTCTGGCAGACCAGTTATCGCGCTGTGCGAGCAGAGATGCGGGGACAATACCCGAAGCACGACTGGCCGGAGAATCCGCTCGCGGCGACGCCGACGGCGCGGGCCAAGCCGCGGATACGCTGATTGAACGATCACAATTCTGATGCTTGTTGTGCATAGCTGCGCTCCGTAGGATCGGGGCATGCAGATTGGCCATCGCCATGAAGTGCGCATCTTGTACGGCGATCCCGCGCACGGGTCGCGCGCATTGTATCGGCAGGCCATGGTCGGTGCGGGTTTCACGAACCTGCGTGAATTCGACACCCTCGAAGGTTTCACCGATCTTGTTGCGGTGGCGCAGTCCGACCTGATCCTGATGGATACCAGCCTGCCGGGTGGAGACGTGGCGCGACTGGTTGCCGACCTGCGTCACGGCAAACTGGGCATCAATCCCTATCTGCCGCTGATTCTCACCACCTGGGAGGCAGAACGCTCTCTGGTGCGGCGGCTGGTCGATTCAGGTGCTGACGACCTGCTGATCAAACCGCTGTCGACCAAGGCGCTGCTCGATCGGCTTGAAGCCGTTGCCCTGAACCGCAAGCCTTTCGTGGTCACCTCCGATTACATCGGGCCGGATCGCCGGCGTATCGAGGCGCGACGCGAAAGCAATGTGCCGTTGTTCGATGTCCCCAACCCGATGCGCGCCAAGCTGACCGGCGAGAGTTTCGATGCCCGTGGACTGCAGCAGGCCGTGATGGCCATGAATGAACAGATCAACCTTCAGCGCCTGCGTGCCTCGGCCTTCCGTATCGCCTTTGTCGCGGCGCAGATCGTGCCGCTCTACAAGGCGCAGACCATGCCGGATGCCCATACGCTGGCCATGCTGCGCGACCTGATCGTATCCACCGAGGATATCCAGCGGCGGATTGCAGACACCGACCTGGCCCATGTCGGTCAGATCTGCGAGAGGCTGCTGTTGCCAGCCCGGCAGATGTATGAGCGCGGCGAGGATTTTGTCTTCACGATCGACTGGCAGAAATCCTTCGATTTGCTCAAGTCGCTGGGTGATGCCGTGCTCGCGCTTTTCCATCCCGACCGGGATACAGCGGCGCTGGCCGGAGAGGTCGCCGTCGCCATCGACCGCTTCCAGGCGCGTCGTATGGCGCAGGAAGCCGGCCAGCTGCCGCAGGTTTAGCCGCTTCAGGTTTTCAGGCGACCGTCAGGGCCTGACTGGCCTTGTAGAGGCCACCGTTGTCATCGGTCCAGGTGAATTCCAGAGTGCCGCTCTGCGTGCATTTCAGGAAGAAGGACAAATACGGATTGGCCGACATGGCCGGCTCCAGCCGGGCCTCGAAGACCTGCTTGCCATTCAGCGCTACACTCATCCGGTTGATGATCATGCGCGGGATGATCTTGCCATCCGTGTCCTTGCGCTGACCGGATTCCATCGGATGCGAGATCAGTGTCTTGATCTCGACCACGTCGCCGCGCTTGATGCCCTGGGGCACTCGGATGCGCGGCTTGATGTCTGTGCTCATGCCTCTCGCTCCGCGCTCAGGTGCTGCAGCCGCCGATGGTGACCTTGACCTCGCGGGTCGCGGTCCAGGCTGAGCCGTCGCTCATTTCGGCAACAACGATCACATTTTGCGATTCCGCCATGCGCATGCGCAACTGCACTTCCGCCTTGCCGTTGTCGGGGCCGAGCATGAAGCTGGCCACGCCGGGCTGGGGATTGCGGTCCGCGATAACGTGAATGGCGCGGACGTAATCGGTCGGGCTCATCGGGCTGTCGACCGTAACGGTGACCGGCACCGTGTTGCCGTTCTCGGCGATTTCGGGCGCATCGATCCGCACCTTGCCAGCCTTGGGTGCAACCTTGATCAGGTCGCCGAGCAGCTTGCGGGCGGCTTCAGGCGTGGCTTCGGCGGCAACGGGCGCGAAGGCGCAGGCCGTGCCGATGGCGGCAAAGGCCTGGCGGCGGTTCAGGCCGCGGGAGCGGCGAGGCAGATGGAGAAGCGAGGTCATGATCGAAGGGATGGTATTTTATCCGCGGGCGGCGATCAATTCCGCCAGTCACTCCACCGGGCATGCCGCGCCGGTTGATGAAACCGGCGCGGCAGCGGGACGGATCAGCCGCCGTTCAGGGCGGGGACGTAGGGCAGGACCTGCAGGCCGCCATCGTAGATCATCTTCATGGCCACATAGGCGATGATGATGAGGCCGACATAGGCGATCCAGTGGAAACGGTCGAGCATGCGGGCAATCGCTTTGGAGGCGAGCGCCATCAGGGCGATCGAGAGCACCAGGCCGAAGCCCAGGATGTAGGGATGCTCGCGCGCTGCACCGGCCACCGCGAGTACGTTGTCGATCGACATCGACAGGTCGGCGACGATGATCTGGATGATCGCCTCGCGCCGCGTCTTGGGGGCTGCCTTCTTGGGCGACATCTCGCTGGCGTCGCCGCCTTCCTTGGCGGCCCTGGCCTGCAGGCGCAGTTCGCGCCACATCTTCCAGGCCACCCAGAGCAGCAGGATGCCGCCGGCCAGCGTCAGGCCGATAATCTGCAGCAGTTGCACGGCCACGCTGGCAAACAGGATGCGCAGGACGGTGGCGGCAAGAATGCCGTAGACGATGATCTTGTTGCGATGCTGTGGCGGCAGGCCGGCCACCGCCATGCCGATCACGATCGCATTGTCACCGGACAGGATGACGTCGATCAGGATGACCTGAGCGAAGGCGCTGAGTTCGGCAGCCGTGATGATGAGGCCGAAGAGGTTGATATCGCCGTCCATTGGAGTGCCTTAGGGAGTTTTTTGGGAACAGATCGGGATGTACCGCTGGACCTGACCGTGAATTGTCCGTGTCGGCCGGACTCCCAGCTTGGCGCAGGCGGTTCGCTTTGTTACCTATGTCAGCCGCAATTTTCCAGTGCCGTCATGACCGACAACGCCGAATTATTCACTCTTGTTCCCGCGCGCAGCCCGCTGCTGGTCAATATCCCGCATGCTGGCCGGCGGCTGAGCCCCGGCTTGGCCGAGCGCCTGACCCCGGCCGGCAGCCTGCTGGC includes:
- a CDS encoding ABC transporter ATP-binding protein; protein product: MHNGTELAVSELNAWYGESHILHGMQFEVKKGEVVTLLGRNGAGKTTTMKAVMGMIPNRKGSVKFGNEELIQLPSNRIAKLGLAFCPEERGIFSSLNVYENLTLPPIVKPGGMSLEEIYQIFPNLKERLKSQGTKLSGGEQQMLAIGRILRTGATLLLLDEPTEGLAPVIVQQIGAMIRLLKEKGFTILLVEQNFRFASTVADRHYIVEHGHVIDMIPNDQISQNTKKLETYLGV
- a CDS encoding ABC transporter ATP-binding protein, coding for MADDYILTTEGLTKEFAGFVAVKDVNLNVRRHTIHALIGPNGAGKTTCFNLLTKFLAPSRGKITYNGRDITSQKPADIARSGMVRSFQISAVFPHLSLLENVRVALQRPLGTSFHFWRPETSLNALNDRAEELLKAVGLIEYRKHTAVELPYGRKRALEIATTLALEPEMMLLDEPMAGMGHEDIDKISELIKTVAQNRTVLMVEHNLSVVAKLSDTITVLRRGEILAEGNYEAVSKNPEVIEAYMGTGHA
- a CDS encoding DMT family transporter, coding for MMVGSALCFCVMHALVAKVSQEVPPIEVAFFRNLFGFIVLLPAIIRSRFIAFRTTKLHLHAIRGGLNSVSMMMFFTALAITPLAEATALSYTAPLFMTIGAVLILHEKIHARRIAALLIGFLGALVVLRPGVVPLGLGPMLVIGSTVLWAGSMLDIKILARTDSSLTIATYMVVFLMPITLVAALFVWQWPTWEQLGFMFLLGACGSAGHMLFTEAFRHGDTTALMPLDFTKLIWASIIGFFFFGQVPDMWTWIGGTVIFASATYLSYREHQIARRTKIATQTAGSPASPETIAPELPRR
- the hrpB gene encoding ATP-dependent helicase HrpB: MQLSHALPIQEILPEVRSRLLQGSNLVVQAPPGSGKTTLLPLSLLDETWAGAGRIIVLEPRRLAARMAARRMADLLGETVGETIGYRVRLDTRVGPKTRIELNTDGVFLRRLQRDPELRGVSAVLFDECHERGLDSDASLALCLEAQAALRPDLRLIAMSATLDAAPFAALMGPKDNPAPVVTGEGQSYPVETRWRPVSPQARLDAVVAGQVLDALPETEGDLLVFLPGVAEIRRVEHLLTEARLTPNISILPLYGDLPGPQQDQALQPSPPGRRKIVLSTSIAESSLTIEGVRVVVDSGYMRQPRFSPSTGMARLETIRVSQASADQRRGRAGRLGPGVCYRLWAEAAHGGLPKFTAPEIAVTDLTSLALDLAAWGVRDARALPWLDAPPDAAMAYAQDLLRGLEAVDETGAITPHGKAMAELPLHPRLAHMVIRGHAQGLGGLACALAALLGERDIARVPRNAPRDADLRWRLEIVAGDSERHSTPHGLQVDMNAVRQIRQLARDWRRQIGAAPHQGPVDDAGLLVALAYPDRVAKKRGGGGSFLLSNGRGAKLDPLDALSREEYLAVAEVDGAQADARVFLAAPIDEATIEAQFAAAIASRDAVDWDDRSGAVLARRQRRLGALVLREKPLADPPAEAIRQALLDAIVKRGLDVLPWTSGLRQWQARVALLRQHLPAAADWPDMSDVALVARLADWLGPYLDRVAKLSHLSGIDLHAALTHQLDYAQQKQLEAEAPAHWQVPSGSTIPLDYVQGEVPVLPVRLQEMFGYADTPAIAGGRVKLVLHLLSPARRPLQVTSDLAGFWQTSYRAVRAEMRGQYPKHDWPENPLAATPTARAKPRIR
- a CDS encoding response regulator; the encoded protein is MQIGHRHEVRILYGDPAHGSRALYRQAMVGAGFTNLREFDTLEGFTDLVAVAQSDLILMDTSLPGGDVARLVADLRHGKLGINPYLPLILTTWEAERSLVRRLVDSGADDLLIKPLSTKALLDRLEAVALNRKPFVVTSDYIGPDRRRIEARRESNVPLFDVPNPMRAKLTGESFDARGLQQAVMAMNEQINLQRLRASAFRIAFVAAQIVPLYKAQTMPDAHTLAMLRDLIVSTEDIQRRIADTDLAHVGQICERLLLPARQMYERGEDFVFTIDWQKSFDLLKSLGDAVLALFHPDRDTAALAGEVAVAIDRFQARRMAQEAGQLPQV
- the soxZ gene encoding thiosulfate oxidation carrier complex protein SoxZ, whose product is MSTDIKPRIRVPQGIKRGDVVEIKTLISHPMESGQRKDTDGKIIPRMIINRMSVALNGKQVFEARLEPAMSANPYLSFFLKCTQSGTLEFTWTDDNGGLYKASQALTVA
- the soxY gene encoding thiosulfate oxidation carrier protein SoxY; the protein is MTSLLHLPRRSRGLNRRQAFAAIGTACAFAPVAAEATPEAARKLLGDLIKVAPKAGKVRIDAPEIAENGNTVPVTVTVDSPMSPTDYVRAIHVIADRNPQPGVASFMLGPDNGKAEVQLRMRMAESQNVIVVAEMSDGSAWTATREVKVTIGGCST
- a CDS encoding TerC family protein; the encoded protein is MDGDINLFGLIITAAELSAFAQVILIDVILSGDNAIVIGMAVAGLPPQHRNKIIVYGILAATVLRILFASVAVQLLQIIGLTLAGGILLLWVAWKMWRELRLQARAAKEGGDASEMSPKKAAPKTRREAIIQIIVADLSMSIDNVLAVAGAAREHPYILGFGLVLSIALMALASKAIARMLDRFHWIAYVGLIIIAYVAMKMIYDGGLQVLPYVPALNGG